AGTTACTTTGACTTTGTGAATCTGTTGACACAAGTTAGGTTATGCTACGTAAACCTATGCATCCATACCATGGCTGCCTCAGTTTCTTTGTCAAACCATAAGCTTTAACGTTTACAGTTTTAATTGATTGCAATGTCGAGTGGTGTTATTTGCATAGGATGCAGTGTGGTTGAGAGCTTTTATGTCTATGGGGCATATAGTATCAATTCATCAATACTGAAGAGATAGATTAGGGTCTAGTAGGTGTAGAGCGACGTATAAACAGTGTGGGGACATTTTATGATCAAAAGCGACTAATACGTTCGAGTAGATTGCGTATAATCAATTTGTAGACTTAGGATTCTAAGTAAAATGCTAAAAGAGCACCAAATGAATTGCCTCTCTATTCATCTTCCTTGATTTCTTGTTTCAAAATCTCTCGGAGATTCATTTGGCCTGAGAATGATTACTGTCTGCATTGAAGAACATAGAATTGTGTTCTAAACTGGCAAACAAATTACTGCGTACAATGAATGGCAGTGGAAAAGATAACCTTTGTGTGGGATTAATTACTTTCATTATTTCATTCATATAATATGTGTTTAACTTATCGTAGTGATGttcaaaatatctaaacaaCGACGCGTAGACACGAGCCCACTTGATTGACCATTACGCCGCCAAGAAGACTTCTCTTCCGTGTATATAAAACACTTCTCTTGCCATTATCCCCCAGCACAATAATATCATCATCCacacaagaatattacaaaaacaCAAACACACGAATCGGATCTCCGACATTACACTGAAGTCAAACTCGCTAAGAATCTCCGACAGCCAGTTCCAAACCATGGCTCAGAATCAACCAATCTTTCAGATCAAGCCAGAAGGTAATAGTAATAATTTACTCAAATGATTCTTTTCTTGATCCCCTCTTCTACAAACAATTTTAATtctagtttctttcttttgcagAACATTTTGTGCAGATTCCCGTCAGCATCGAGCGTGATTCAACCACACTCATAAACTCAAACCGGAAACCAAACCATTGGCCGACGATTCTCCTCTCAACCATCTGCGTCATCATAGGCCAATCCATAGCCAAACTCCTCGAAAACTTCTACTACGACAAAATCAACCGAAGCGAGTACAACGAACACCGCCAAAACGACGGCGTTTGGACTCAAGCTCTCCTCCAAACCGTCGGCTtccctctcctcctcctcccgtTCATCATCCTCACCGCCAAGAAACACAACCAACCATCTTCCGACCAGTTCCACTACAAATCCTTAGCGGTAATCTACATCTGCATGGGGATCGTCATGTCGGTTCAAGGAAGACTCTCCGCCATGGGAAAGCTCGAGATACCATTCGGTATCTTCACCCTCATCTACACAACGCAGCTCTTCTTCACTCCGATCTTCGCTCGCTTCGTCAATAAAATCAAGTTCAACAGATGGGTCGTTATCTCCTTGGTGTTGGCCATCGTCACCGGAGCTCTCACGTTATCCTCCTCATTCGGCGGCGAGCCGGACGAAGCTGAGCTGAATTACGCAAGAGGCTCATGGGCTGCTCTGTTGGCCGCCCTCtgcttctctctcctcctctgtAACATCCAAAACGTCTTCGACAGCTATATCTTCAGACGCACGGAATCAACCACGAGAAACCCAAGCTTCTCTTCCGTTTTCGAAGTCATAATCTTCTCCTCTTTAGTCGCAACTCTCATCTCCATGGTGGGACTTCTCATCGCCGGAGAACAACACGATTTGAAGACGGAGATGAATGGTTTCCCGAAAGGGAAAGGTTCGTACGTGATGGCTATGGTGGGACAAGCGGTTTCGTGGCAGATCTACTGGGTTGGAACTGTGGGACTTGTCTTCTCTGTTTCGAGCGTGTTGTCGAACGTGATCAGCGTCGTTACCTGGCCGATCGTGTCGGTGCTTGTTGTGATCTTCTTTAACTACATGGACGATGAGTTGGATGTTTTCAAAGGTGTCGCCTTGATCACTGCCGTGTTAAGCGCCGCCGCTTATTTCTTTAGGCTTCATAAAGAGAATCGTAATAGTGCatactaagagcatgattatccctgTTACCTCATATGAGTTtcttaatgattatttaattaattaattatactttaGTTGTACTTAAGAATTCTAGTTAAGAAACAATTAGAATATGTGCTCCAATGGTAGTTTTTTAATTagaggttcttaaaaaaattaactttttgtGTGGATTGCCTTCAAAAGAAAACCATATCTCACATACTTCAACGATCCTATATGTCTATCAACAAACAAATACCGCAAAAAGACAAACTTGATGAGATTTAGCTCTGAATATATACGTGTTGATGATTAGGAATTTCAGAAAAAGAAGAGTACAAAGCACATACACTATCTCAGTGTATCGAAGTCTCCAAGCAGGGAAACCGAGGTGGCTCCTTACAGGTCCATAAACCAGCAAAAGATACGTGCACATTCTCACCTGCCAGAGAGTTTAATgtttatttgagtttcagatgAGAGAATCAACACTAACCAACAACTTTTAATGCTTCGTTCAGATTAGACTCTGTAAAAATAACAATCAAAACAGCTTCATTTGAAGATACTTTTACTAATCTATAAACGTTTCTTTATATCATGAGTTAGGGAGAAGCTGATGATTTGATTCATGACCACAGTAGCACACTAAAGAAAATGTAGCTCATCGAAATGAATGCTATGTTTTGTATCATACCTGTAACAGCACTGAACAGGTAGAAAAGGAAGTGAAATCCGTAAGGCCACAAACTTTGAAGAAATAAACACGCATGACTATCAACAATATCTGATAATTATCAAAACAAACAACATTGCGTAGGAAAGCTTCAAGTTAAGCCTCCTTGAATCCATTCTCAACCAGCAATTCAGCCACTTTCATTGAGTTACCATCAAAACTATTCACAACAACGCAAGACAACATGAATCAATGTCCAATTATGTCAAAaaaagtttgaagcttttggTCTCTAAATCCTCCTTACTTGTCAAGGACACAAACAACTGTGTTCTCCTGATCAGAGAAGCTCCCTTTAACTCTCTTCAAAACCCTCGACTCATCTTCCCCACTATACGGAACCTGAACCGAGCTCTTACCAAGAAACTTGAGATTACGAAACGCGTTCACGGTGGATTGGTCGGAGATTGAGGTGAAGGGGGCTGTTGATGCGAGGACAGGGGAACAGAAGAGGATGGTGGTGTGAGAAAGGGTGAGAGAGAGATGGGTTTCGATCGATCGTTTGACGGAGAACAAGAAAGAAGACGGACGAGACGCCGTGAGGATCGATCGTCTGACGGAGAACAAGAGAAAAGAAGGACGAGACGCCGTGAGGACTGATCGAATCGTCGATCGTCTCTGACGGAGAAGATGAGAGAAGACGTCGTGGTTTCTTTCTCCAAATGATAGAGAAGacgacaaaaagaaaaaaaaaaaaaaaaaaaggaaaaaaaaatagaactctTTATTTGCTGACACGTGGTTATGAAACCCACTCAAAAATCGGTTGCCAAAGACCCAACTTAAGGATCGGTAATGTGCTTTTTAATTAGTtctgatttaattaaatcagtTATTTTCCTTAAAAACCATGCTAAGAAACTGGGATAAAGATGGTCTAAGTTTCTatttttccttaattttttttttgttttttggtcaaactatttttccttaatttttgtgtcgtatattatattgtttaactaggtgttttgcccgcacatACGGACATAATCATCTtatgaataattattttatgtcttattaatccaaaaatcaGCATTATATTCTAATTGGTGAACATattgaaggaaaaaaattatggtgaattctttgttcctcaaaatttataccatttttgttaaaattttagtcaaattatTGAAAGGTAGATCCcacttttttcttctaaattcccCATGGAGGaatgaatttataagaaaaaatttccctatgcaattttgataaggaataaattgacaaaaattcatatttttttattttttcaattcctcaaatgaaattttattttttattttgctctttttttcattcttctagTAGTCACCAACTGAAGCTATAGTGTTTCACGAATTAAACTTAAACTCGTTTAaactaaaagcaaaaaaaaatattttggactcAGCCACaagttaagttattatttatgattttaaatagttaaatgaaacatcaaattattatatatgtcaaaaaaacGTTCATCAAACTATGTAGTAATTATtgtgttaaaagttttaaaacacttatatattagaaatagtttagaaaatatgtttatataaatatttttgtttgactaatatttaattataaactgttttatatcttagttttttaactttataataaaaaatattgttttcagatagcaacacaatatatataagaattctcttaattttaaatatattttcacaattttattatcttagtttataattaattatttaatataacatataaatttaatattattaaaataaaatgcgtgttttattatatataaaattcattacgggttttgtgaaaattaataaatactcagttaaaaactaataataaatcaatgacctatataaaagtttaaaacctaataaaatatgacaaataagaaaataagaattttaatataaaatatagatttaaatattattaaatcaaaattcgtttttaattatatataaaattcattacagatatttttttaattaataaattagtgattcagctaaaaattattaataaattaatgactaaactaaaacctaataaaaacatgaaaaataagcaaaatttactaaaatcatggaaaacatgacaaataagcaaaatcaaaataattatatatctaattacatattttatagttgtattatttaaattaataaattatggactcaactaaaaactattaataaattaatgactcaacttaaacctaattaaaacatgacaaataaacaaaattacctaaaattatgacaaataagctaaatcacttcataaataatagtatagattgtgTGTATCTCCTATAtgagaagcattacaatatttttttgcagccacatgtcatcactacaGTGATTCTTAGAATCTTAAGAGAAATAAGTTGattcatctatatatataataagttttttattaaactaaccataaatttattattaatgtttctcattattttcttaaataaaaattacgtaattgcctaatgtggctacgGTATATacgacaattaatgattttaaataataaatatttgataaaaattagtatcttctatcatatttgtttaattttaaactattaaaataaattaaacaattacataaaccatataataaaaatttagattttttgtatattttatattttggatttttaaaaacacttataaaattactaaaatgttaAAAGTCTTACATTCAAAtgttgtgatcaatggtttaaaatttttgttttgacaagatacacatgattacaaaatcatataagtagaaaatctcatttaataagtattaagattaaaaactatatatatagttttaaattaaaatatttactatttaaaaatacataaatattttaatttcaaaatttactttgaatatcttttttttgataaaatctttgaacaaatattaaaaacttaattttttaaatagtcCCAACTCACGCATAGAAGGATTCTAAAAAGCAAAAGAAGTGTGAGTGTAATTAATTGATATGGAGTTGATTTCcgagagagagaaagacaaGTAGTCAAAAGCAGGAAGCATAGGAACCAACACTAAAAGCAGTCCGAAAACAGTGAAGGATGGCAAGGGGAGAATAAATACTATGATTAATGAATGTTGAATGGGAACCGGGAGCTCCTGGGTgattaataaaactattaatcacacaatgaaaattttgttacgtgtaatttaaagtttttgctataaaagatACTATTGATATGAAAAACCATGAAtagaaaacattatttaatatatattaatgtttaaaatatactatttatgttaatatcatttaaatttagttatacaccatatcaaatagaaaaaaatattgtttggaaaaataaaatttatttatatgtttgcaccaatttaattatatacgtaataattactgactttttaattattcattatatatttattattgagaaataccctaggatagcataaaaaaaaatttggtcacaaatatagactctaaggatcaaaatgaccaaaatatttcattaaagaggtaaatatatatttatatccctagggttaactaatccaaaccttaggatttagagttaaaggggTGGGTATTTGGGATTgaggtttaaatttttataaaataaaagataaatattaaaattttgaaaataaaaattttaaaaataattccaaaaagtattttcgaattacaaaaagaaaatttgaaaaaaataaaaaaaaatttgaaaaaaaaaattcaaaagaaaagattttacaaaaaaattcaaatttgaaaacatataatctataactataaaaaaaattatttttatatatctaggataTTATAgtcattttacctattaaataaaatattttggtcattttcttctttgtgtTCTATTCTGTgaccaaaacttaaaaattatctatttaggagaattgtcatttattatttcataatatatgcaAAGCGTAGATCTTAATCTAGGAATGTAATAATGCTCGTGTGATTTACAATAAAATGTTTGCTAGTGTCAAGTCTTTGTAACTAGCCCATAAACACGtagtatttattaattgaaCCAAAACATAACCCAGCCCAAGAGGAAAAAACCTTACACCTACgttgaaatctttttttaatttaattgtggTGAAGAAAAGTGAAGATTTAGGGAAGTATAGAAAAATTCTCTTCTCGGGTGGTGATAAACGGCAAATGTCACAAAGGCAATTTGTAAACAACGGTTACGAGATGACAATGATAAATGGTCTCTTTACCAAACTGACGAAAAAGAAGTATGCGTCGCCCAAGAGATACGTCAATATGCACAAGCAGCAGCACATTGTTGTTGATTTAGCTATATTTCTTTTAGCTTAACTTTAACTTTTCATTAGCCAACTTACAAAATTGTTACTCCACGTACAATATCGGAATTTAATATCACCTAAAAACACTTAGAAGGATCCTACGCTACCTGAATTAATCCGTTATTGCATTTTACCACTACGAGAATAAGATCATCTCACTATTCGAAATGAACCGTCTCTTAAACTACTAAATTCTACCATTAAAATCAGAATCCAAAACATATCCTCCGCACGAGCTTCGGTGTGCCTCCAGAAAGAGACTCTGGAGTTAACTTGAGCGGGAGGAGACATAAAGCATCTCACGTACCGAGACAGCTCCTAATGTCACCACTCTCACCCCTTCCTTCCAGATCTGAAACTCAAGCCACAAGGTGAAACCAGCCTCCAAATCTGCATTCAAAGTGTTAAGAGAAAACAGTCAAGCGCCACCGCCTTTTCATTGGGAGCCGACGAGACCAAAGTAAAACGGCTTGAACCAACTCCGACAGTAGAACCCTAAAAGCCGACCCAATCAGTGACCTCCTTTTCACTCAACTCGCTGTCGCTCCAGAGCCGTCATCGGTTTGACCAGATCTTGCTCTGCCGCTGTCAGAACAGCCACCTGGAACCTTTGTCAAAACTCACCAGAGTCAGCAATCTTATCGCCGAGGAATGGGGAAGTATTGGTAGGgcaaaagaaaacaagagagagagagagagagagagttaaagGAGCAGCCTCCGACGCCGCTAATGACTCGCTAGGGTTTCTTCAAGGGGTCGAGAATTTCGAGACAGAAAGGATGGTCTTTTTTTCTAGAATGAGTTTTGAGCAGGATTAATAgggggttcttatattccgctaagaactccacCCTAAGACCACGATTATCGGTGGGTTTTGATAAGTTTCTTATGCCAAAAGTCAAGTGTGGAGTCCACATAAAAGGAAAAACCACTCAGAAAAGATACACAATAAGGATTGAATATAGAGAGGTTTTGTCACTATTTGTGGGCCTTAACAACACGTGTCAGCTCCCcattaatttgatatttttttcaaattaaaaaaaaaaaaaaaattaagaaactttGAAAACGATTTTACTGTTAAAGAtgctctaagagcatgattattggagggTTCCTATTACCCCGCCAATAAGACTTCTCCTTCCATTGTCCACAGAAAACTACAATCATCATCCACTCAAAAATATCACAAACACACAAACCGGATCTCCGACAATCTGTTCCAAACTATGGCTCAGCATCAACCAATGTTTCAGACAAAGCCAGAAGGTAATAATAGTAATCTGCTCAAATGATTCTCTTCTACAAACAAACAATTTGAtcctaatttctttcttttacagAACATTTGGTGCAGATTCCCGTGAACATCGAGCGTGACTCAACCACACTCGTAAATCCAAACCGGAAACCAAACCACTGGCCGACGATtctcctatcaaccatcttcgtCATCATAGGCCAATGCATAGCCAAACTCCTCGAAAACTTCTACTACGAACAAATCAACCGAAGCGAGTCCAACAAACACCACCAAAACGACAGCGTTTGGACTCAAGCTCTCCTCCAAACCGTCGGATtccctctcctcctcctcccattCATCATCCTCACCACCAAGAAACACAACAACCCTCCCATAACTTCCGACCAGTTCCACTACAAATCCTTGGCAGTAATCTACATCTGCATCGGAATCCTCATGTCGGTCCAAGCAAGACTCTCCGCTATGGGAAAGCTCGAGATATCGTTTATTCTCTTCACTCCCATCTCCTTAACACAGCTCTTCTTCACTCCCATCTTCGCGCGCTTCGTCAACAAAATCAAGCTCAACAGATGGGTCGTAATCTCCTTGGTTTTCGCCATCGGCGCCGGAGCTCTCACCTTCACATCCCCGTTCGGCGGCGTGTCATACAACCGGGAGCATAAGTACGCGAGAAGCGTATGGGCCGCTCTGTTCGCCGCCGTAtgcttctctctcctcctctgtAACATCCAAAACGTCTTCGACAGCTATATCTTCAAACGCACGGAATCAACCACCAGAAAACCAAGCTTCGCGTCCGTTTTCGAAGTCATAATCTTCTCCTCCCTCGTCGCCACGCTCATCTCCACGGTGGGTCTTCTCATCGCCGGTGAACAACACGGtttggagagagagatgaatGGTTTCCCGAAAGGGAAAGGTGCGTACGTGATGGTTATGGTGGGCCAAGCCGTTTCGTGGCAGTTATACTGGGTCGGGATCGTGGGACTCGTCTTCTCTGTCTCGAGCGTGTTGTCGAATGTGATCAGCGTCGTTACGTGGCCGATCTTGTCGTTGCTTGTTGTGGTCTTCTTTAACTTCAGGAACTTCACGGGCGAAGGCGATGATGAGTTCGATACTTTCAAAGGTTTCGCTTTCATTCCTGCCGCGTTAAGCGTCGCCGCTTATTTCTTTGGGCTTCACAAAGAGAATCGCAATAGTgcgtattaagtttttatttttccttaattTGTGGGTAAGTTAATCgtactatatttttattgtttactaggtgttttaagaaattttttaaagaaaaaaaagacaaaaataacattaaatgaagtttttttcccaaactagcactcaaagtcaaaagtcacaaaaatagcacttaatgttttatcaaaagtcacaaacttagggtttagaattaaatggtcgggtttaggatttagggtttagggtttagagtttagagtttagggtttagggtttagattttagggtttagggtttagggtttagggtttagggtttagggtttagagtttagggtttagagtttagggtttagggtttatggtttagggtttagggtttagagtttagggtttagggtttagagttgagaaatgaggttttggggataagatttaaaattttgaaaaataaaaaaattaaaattttcaaaggataaacttagaaatgtgctaatttggtcattttagtttttgagtgctatttttgtgatataaacttagaaatgtgttattttggagatttgcccttttttaaatttaacttatatttaaaaatacattttattaaatattatagattttactatttttttactaatatttaatgtagatttgatatatatattaaatcaatttgtataaaactaataaaatgatataaaattgtataattatcacaaaatgtaacctaaacaatatttataaaatttgtagatatataagaaactaatgatcttacgattagatattttttttttaaattataaaatattttgaaagctttagtaatacaaattgtataattatacaaaaataataatatttcgaaatttgaaatgttatatatgaatatttttgttttataaatgacgtatgagctattaccatattaaaaaaaagtttaccaaaaagaaagatcaatattaaatgtaatatatgaattattaccatattctaataagtttttcaaaaatataaatcaacattaaatgaaattatccatgtcatatttttttggaagccatgtcatatttattttgtgaaattgattgtggAAATGACATGTGGCAATATCACTTCGCAGATATAGTCTATGGATTTTTTTACATAAGTGTTAGTATGTGGTtacaaaatgtatattttatctaattataatatgtttgttTTACAATGAAATGATTGGAAGTGTCGGCTAAATGTAAGTAGCCCATAAACACGCACTACTAGAAAACACTattttagcgaggaaatttaaTGAGGAAAattaatcctcgtaaatttacatcgactttacgaggaacttacgagtaaatataaaatcaacgttatttcctcgtaaaataacgacgaaatcatttcgtcgtaaagttgATGTAATgtcacgtggcttttacgaggaaatacgctttcctcgtaaactcgacgtaaaTGTAAGGtgtaatttacgaggaaatattttacgtctaCTAAgcaaggaaattttgaatccaccatacatgagcaaaataaattaatttcaacgttttctttatttttacaGGTACAACAAATTAGACcttttcatcttagcttcacaagcagactaagttagcttccttccataccctcagATGAGAGAATCgggaataaattggttagccgtgatcaaagttacacctcgaggacgaatcatcagtggagaagaaccaccattgcaagaagaacagataaatgaagtcgaagaacctgaacaagaaattgatgacattcttctcattgatccgcataatcatgagtacgaagatcttaccgacgatgccacagacgaagctgttgaagacgagtttaataaaaatgatgatgtttctagtaaTGAAGAGAATGTCGACGTATCCGattgatatatttgtttttaataagattgaatttcagatttaatgcatgtgatttgatggatttaatcatgaaaagctatttatataatttgattttgtgtaaggtaatgggagtttgtattagaaataggagattgagattataagttaaggaattgtggttttagaatttggggtttggaatggaaagaatatatggaggttaaagggaagatgggtttggaatatatatatagtagaagacaaggaagatggggtttggggtttcagattttagggatttaaaaataatcctcgtaaaataacgacgaaataacgacgaaataaaaaaataaagagcaggactcgttaattccacgtaagcagaaatcgtcgcaAAGACCTCGTAATCGGAAAACGCGGGTCTTGCTATTTCTTCGTAAAATgaaaacacgggccttgctatttcctcgtaatttAACGTGGGCTTTACAAGGAAACAAAACGCGGGCCgttgtaattcctcgtaaatttatgaggaaatattttacgtctacttagcgaggaaattttgaatccaccatacatgagcaaaataaattaattactacgttttctttatttttgcacgtacaacaaattcgagcttttcatcttagcttcacaagcagaccaagttaacttccttccataccctcgaatgagagaatcgggaataaattggttagctgtgatcaaagttacacctcaaggacaaatcatcagtggagaagaaccatcattgcaagaagaacagataaatgaagtcgaagaacctgaacaagaaattgatgacatccttctcattgatccgcataatcatgagtatgaagatcttaccgacgatgccacagGCGAAGCTGTTgatgaagacgagtttaatgaaaatgatgatgtttctagtgatgacgagaatgtcgatgtatccgattgatgtatttgtttttaataagattgattttcagacttaatgcatgtgatttgattaatttaatcatgaaaagctatttatataatttgattttgtgtaaggtaatgaaagtttgtattagaaataagagcttgagattataagttaaggaattgtggttttagaatttggggtttggaatggaaagaatagattgaggttaaagggaagatgggtttagggtttggaatatatgaagtagaagacaaggaagatggggtttggggtttcagattttagggatttaaacataatcctcgtaatttcctcgtaaaataacgacgaaataacgacgaaattaaaaaataaagagcgGGGTTCGTTAATTCCatgtaagcagaaatcgtcgtaaagacctcgtaaccggaaaacgcgggccttgctatttcctcgtaaaatgaaaacacgggccttgctatttcctcgtaatttaacgtgggctttacgaggaaacaaaacgcgggcctttgaaattcctcgtaaattta
This region of Brassica napus cultivar Da-Ae chromosome C5, Da-Ae, whole genome shotgun sequence genomic DNA includes:
- the LOC106415275 gene encoding purine permease 14, translating into MAQNQPIFQIKPEEHFVQIPVSIERDSTTLINSNRKPNHWPTILLSTICVIIGQSIAKLLENFYYDKINRSEYNEHRQNDGVWTQALLQTVGFPLLLLPFIILTAKKHNQPSSDQFHYKSLAVIYICMGIVMSVQGRLSAMGKLEIPFGIFTLIYTTQLFFTPIFARFVNKIKFNRWVVISLVLAIVTGALTLSSSFGGEPDEAELNYARGSWAALLAALCFSLLLCNIQNVFDSYIFRRTESTTRNPSFSSVFEVIIFSSLVATLISMVGLLIAGEQHDLKTEMNGFPKGKGSYVMAMVGQAVSWQIYWVGTVGLVFSVSSVLSNVISVVTWPIVSVLVVIFFNYMDDELDVFKGVALITAVLSAAAYFFRLHKENRNSAY
- the LOC106415274 gene encoding purine permease 14 isoform X1, producing the protein MAQHQPMFQTKPEEHLVQIPVNIERDSTTLVNPNRKPNHWPTILLSTIFVIIGQCIAKLLENFYYEQINRSESNKHHQNDSVWTQALLQTVGFPLLLLPFIILTTKKHNNPPITSDQFHYKSLAVIYICIGILMSVQARLSAMGKLEISFILFTPISLTQLFFTPIFARFVNKIKLNRWVVISLVFAIGAGALTFTSPFGGVSYNREHKYARSVWAALFAAVCFSLLLCNIQNVFDSYIFKRTESTTRKPSFASVFEVIIFSSLVATLISTVGLLIAGEQHGLEREMNGFPKGKGAYVMVMVGQAVSWQLYWVGIVGLVFSVSSVLSNVISVVTWPILSLLVVVFFNFRNFTGEGDDEFDTFKGFAFIPAALSVAAYFFGLHKENRNSTTN
- the LOC106415274 gene encoding purine permease 14 isoform X2, encoding MAQHQPMFQTKPEEHLVQIPVNIERDSTTLVNPNRKPNHWPTILLSTIFVIIGQCIAKLLENFYYEQINRSESNKHHQNDSVWTQALLQTVGFPLLLLPFIILTTKKHNNPPITSDQFHYKSLAVIYICIGILMSVQARLSAMGKLEISFILFTPISLTQLFFTPIFARFVNKIKLNRWVVISLVFAIGAGALTFTSPFGGVSYNREHKYARSVWAALFAAVCFSLLLCNIQNVFDSYIFKRTESTTRKPSFASVFEVIIFSSLVATLISTVGLLIAGEQHGLEREMNGFPKGKGAYVMVMVGQAVSWQLYWVGIVGLVFSVSSVLSNVISVVTWPILSLLVVVFFNFRNFTGEGDDEFDTFKGFAFIPAALSVAAYFFGLHKENRNSAY